In the genome of Rhinolophus ferrumequinum isolate MPI-CBG mRhiFer1 chromosome 24, mRhiFer1_v1.p, whole genome shotgun sequence, one region contains:
- the LOC117016813 gene encoding 60S ribosomal protein L39-like, with product MSSHKTFRIKRFLAKKQKQNRPIPQWIQVKTGSKIRHISKRRHWRRTKLGL from the coding sequence ATGTCTTCTCACAAGACTTTCAGGATCAAGAGGTTCCtggcaaagaaacaaaagcagaatcgGCCCATTCCCCAATGGATTCAGGTGAAAACTGGTAGTAAAATCAGACACATCTCCAAGAGGAGACATTGGAGAAGGACCAAGCTGGGTCTATGA
- the MXD3 gene encoding max dimerization protein 3 isoform X1, with protein sequence MATHLCARTAVQGPSTRGGSDPPKLLARWTVGGLCTTSWRSAGEYQPCPDSTRPQEPLPLAWPSLPALWPTRLDWHCPPDPFPCRRAQLKQCLEQLKQQMPLGADCARYTTLSLLRRARMHIQKLEEQEQRARRIKEKLRSKQQSLRQQLEQLRGPTVAGERERLRADSLDSSGLSSERSDSDQEELEVDVESLVFGGEAELLQGFSAGQEHSYSHSGAWL encoded by the exons ATGGCTACGCATCTCTGTGCCCGCACCGCAGTACAGGGCCCGTCCACAAGAGGAGGAAGCGATCCCCCCAAGCTCCTGGCGCGCTGGACAGTGGGCG GTCTGTGCACAACGAGCTGGAGAAGCGCAGGTGAGTACCAGCCCTGCCCTGACAGCACCAGGCCCCAGGAACCGCTCCCTCTGGCCTGGCCTTCCCTGCCAGCCCTCTGGCCAACAAGACTGGACTGGCACTGCCCTCCAGACCCCTTCCCCTGCAGGAGGGCCCAGCTGAAACAGTGCCTGGAGCAGCTGAAGCAGCAGATGCCCCTGGGGGCTGACTGTGCCCGATATACCACACTGAGCCTTCTGCGCCGGGCCAGGATGCACATCCAG AAGCTGGAGGAACAGGAGCAGCGGGCCCGGCGGATCAAGGAGAAGCTGCGCAGCAAGCAGCAGAGCCTGCGGCAGCAGCTGGAACAGCTCCGGGGCCCCACAGTGGCGGGTGAACGGGAGCGGCTGCGGGCAGACAGCCTGGACTCCTCAGGCCTCTCCTCCGAGCGCTCTGACTCAGACCAAG AGGAGCTGGAGGTGGACGTGGAGAGCTTGGTGTTCGGGGGCGAGGCCGAGTTGCTGCAGGGCTTCAGTGCTGGCCAGGAGCACAGCTACTCGCACAGCGGCGCCTGGCTATGA
- the MXD3 gene encoding max dimerization protein 3 isoform X2, with product MEPVASNIQVLLQAAEFLERREREAEHGYASLCPHRSTGPVHKRRKRSPQAPGALDSGRSVHNELEKRRRAQLKQCLEQLKQQMPLGADCARYTTLSLLRRARMHIQKLEEQEQRARRIKEKLRSKQQSLRQQLEQLRGPTVAGERERLRADSLDSSGLSSERSDSDQEELEVDVESLVFGGEAELLQGFSAGQEHSYSHSGAWL from the exons ATGGAACCTGTGGCCAGCAACATCCAGGTCCTGCTGCAGGCCGCCGAGTTCCTGGAACGCCGCGAGAGAG AGGCTGAGCATGGCTACGCATCTCTGTGCCCGCACCGCAGTACAGGGCCCGTCCACAAGAGGAGGAAGCGATCCCCCCAAGCTCCTGGCGCGCTGGACAGTGGGCG GTCTGTGCACAACGAGCTGGAGAAGCGCAG GAGGGCCCAGCTGAAACAGTGCCTGGAGCAGCTGAAGCAGCAGATGCCCCTGGGGGCTGACTGTGCCCGATATACCACACTGAGCCTTCTGCGCCGGGCCAGGATGCACATCCAG AAGCTGGAGGAACAGGAGCAGCGGGCCCGGCGGATCAAGGAGAAGCTGCGCAGCAAGCAGCAGAGCCTGCGGCAGCAGCTGGAACAGCTCCGGGGCCCCACAGTGGCGGGTGAACGGGAGCGGCTGCGGGCAGACAGCCTGGACTCCTCAGGCCTCTCCTCCGAGCGCTCTGACTCAGACCAAG AGGAGCTGGAGGTGGACGTGGAGAGCTTGGTGTTCGGGGGCGAGGCCGAGTTGCTGCAGGGCTTCAGTGCTGGCCAGGAGCACAGCTACTCGCACAGCGGCGCCTGGCTATGA